In a genomic window of Chaetodon trifascialis isolate fChaTrf1 chromosome 8, fChaTrf1.hap1, whole genome shotgun sequence:
- the mthfr gene encoding methylenetetrahydrofolate reductase (NADPH): protein MVNQVQPGDSSWQSCKSDSSGASNSSGESSKESSRCSTPVLDADRSDRLRDKMRRRMESGDRWFSLEFFPPRTASGAVNLISRFDRMGSGGPLFIDITWHPAGDPGSDKETSSMMIASTAVNYCGLESVLHLTCCNQTKETITGYLGKAKHLGLKNIMALRGDPVGADWEEEEGGFNYAIDLVKHIRSEFDDYFDICVAGYPTGHPEAESYEEDLRHLKEKVDAGGDFVITQLFFRAETFLKFLDDCKAIGITCPILPGIFPIQGYQSLRQLVKLSKLEIPEEITKVIEPIKDNDAAIRNYGIHQAVEMCRVLLDSGKVPGLHFYTLNREVATMEVLRQLGLWIEDPRRPLPWAVSAHPKRKVEDVRPIFWASRPKSYIYRTQDWDEFPNGRWGNSSSPAFGELNDYYLFYLKSKSSKDALLQMWGQELMNEESVYEVFTCYITGQPNCSGHKVMCLPWNDESLAPETNLLKDELEKVNRRGVLTINSQPNINGKPSTDPIVGWGPAGGYVFQKAYLEFFTSNENVTALLKVLKKYEPRVNYHIVNVHGRNLTNAPDMQPNAVTWGIFPGREIVQPTVADPVSFMYWKDEAFALWIEQWAKLYEDESPSRMIIKYIHDNYFLVNLVDNDFPLDNCLWQVIDDMFELLDAPPVPLNIGAVPE from the exons ATGGTGAACCAGGTTCAGCCAGGGGACAGTAGTTGGCAGTCATGCAAGAGCGACTCCAGTGGGGCCAGCAACAGCAGTGGGGAGAGCTCCAAGGAGAGCTCTCGGTGTTCCACACCAGTGCTAGACGCAGACCGGTCGGACAGGCTACGGGACAAGATGCGGAGGAGGATGGAGTCCGGAGACCGCTGGTTCTCACTGGAATTCTTTCCTCCCCGCACAGCCAGTGGGGCTGTCAACCTCATCTCAAG ATTTGACCGTATGGGCTCTGGAGGGCCCTTGTTCATTGACATTACCTGGCATCCGGCAGGGGACCCAGGCTCAGACAAGGAAACATCATCCATGATGATTGCCAGCACAGCAGTCAACTATTGTGGCCTGGAGAGCGTTCTCCACCTGACCTGCTGCAACCAGACCAAAGAGACGATTACCGGTTATCTGGGTAAAGCAAAGCACTTGGGTCTCAAGAACATCATGGCACTAAGGGGAG ACCCAGTGGGAGCAgactgggaggaagaggagggaggcttCAACTACGCCATCGACCTTGTTAAACATATCCGATCAGAGTTTGATGATTACTTTGACATTTGTGTTGCTG GATACCCCACAGGCCATCCTGAGGCAGAGAGTTATGAGGAGGATCTCAGACACCTTAAGGAGAAGGTGGATGCTGGAGGAGATTTTGTCATCACCCAGCTGTTCTTCAGGGCAGAGACTTTCCTCAAGTTTCTGGATGACTGTAAGGCAATTGGCATTACATGTCCCATCCTACCTGGAATCTTCCCAATTCAG GGGTACCAGTCTCTGCGTCAGCTTGTCAAGCTGTCAAAGCTTGAGATACCAGAGGAGATAACCAAAGTCATTGAGCCCATCAAAGACAATGATGCTGCTATCCGTAACTATGGAATTCATCAGGCTGTGGAGATGTGCCGTGTGCTGCTGGACAGTGGCAAGGTACCAGGCCTCCATTTCTACACGCTGAATCGAGAAGTAGCCACCATGGAAGTGCTCCGACAGCTAGGCCTGTGGATAGAAGACCCCAG GCGGCCTCTTCCCTGGGCAGTTAGTGCCCATCCCAAAAGGAAGGTAGAAGATGTTCGACCCATCTTCTGGGCATCCAGGCCCAAGAGTTACATCTACAGAACCCAAGACTGGGACGAGTTCCCCAACGGCAGATG GGGGAACTCCTCATCACCAGCTTTTGGTGAGTTAAATGACTACTACCTGTTCTACTTGAAGAGCAAGTCATCCAAAGATGCATTGCTGCAGATGTGGGGTCAGGAGCTGATGAATGAAGAGAGTGTCTATGAGGTCTTCACCTGCTACATCACAGGCCAACCAAACTGCAGTGGACACAAG GTGATGTGTTTGCCATGGAACGATGAGTCTCTGGCGCCAGAGACCAACTTGTTGAAAGATGAGCTGGAGAAGGTCAACAGACGAGGAGTCCTCACCATCAACTCCCAGCCTAACATCAACGGCAAACCTTCCACAGACCCTATTGTAGGCTGGGGACCTGCAGGAGGCTACGTGTTTCAGAAG GCCTACCTGGAGTTCTTCACCTCCAATGAAAATGTGACTGCTCTCCTCAAAGTACTGAAAAAGTATGAGCCCCGCGTCAACTACCACATTGTTAATGTGCAT GGCCGTAACCTGACAAACGCTCCTGACATGCAGCCTAACGCTGTGACATGGGGGATCTTTCCTGGCAGGGAGATTGTTCAGCCTACAGTAGCGGACCCAGTCAGCTTTATGTATTGGAAG GATGAAGCCTTTGCCTTGTGGATCGAGCAGTGGGCCAAACTCTATGAAGACGAGTCTCCTTCACGGATGATTATCAAATATATCCATGACAACTACTTTCTGGTCAATCTGGTAGACAATGACTTTCCTTTGGACAACTGTCTGTGGCAGGTCATTGATGATATGTTTGAGCTACTCGATGCACCTCCAGTGCCACTCAACATTGGAGCAGTCCCTGAATGA